One genomic region from Arthrobacter sp. FB24 encodes:
- a CDS encoding LacI family DNA-binding transcriptional regulator — protein sequence MSHKPSSYPAKPATILDVAAAAGVSRQTVTRAMNDMPGIKESTRQRVQKLAQELGYTPSRFAKGLVQGARTSVGLAIPDLTNPYFPAFASSVVELATLRGWHVVVDDYGHGGRSGLDAVEHLAPQVDAVIGYLGGYADQAQTVLGRRPLIVLDENPGGAAGSINFDYQHAAKVAVAQLMDSKRQHIAYLEAGSASESDEPVPCTVRGKAVAGRLDELGASWSLIVAEETAEAAREAAAAFLREHPETDGILAFNDLMAAGVLKALSGSGRRVPEDCAVIGMDGIPLGELLSPQLSTMALDLREVGRAAVELLVGLLSGAVTPGSQSSRTTLKHRLVLREST from the coding sequence ATGAGCCACAAACCGTCCAGTTACCCGGCCAAGCCGGCCACCATCCTTGACGTGGCCGCGGCTGCCGGTGTTTCGCGCCAAACAGTTACCCGGGCGATGAATGACATGCCTGGGATCAAGGAATCTACTCGCCAGCGGGTGCAGAAGTTGGCGCAGGAGCTCGGTTACACCCCGAGCCGTTTCGCTAAGGGCCTCGTCCAGGGAGCAAGGACCTCAGTTGGCTTGGCGATCCCTGATCTCACCAACCCTTATTTCCCGGCCTTTGCCTCAAGCGTCGTGGAATTGGCCACGCTCCGAGGATGGCACGTGGTGGTAGACGACTACGGTCATGGCGGCCGCAGCGGCCTGGATGCCGTAGAGCATCTGGCGCCACAGGTGGACGCGGTGATCGGCTACCTTGGCGGTTACGCCGACCAAGCCCAGACCGTTCTGGGCCGTCGTCCGCTGATTGTCCTGGACGAAAATCCCGGAGGTGCAGCCGGTAGCATCAACTTCGATTACCAGCATGCGGCGAAGGTTGCTGTCGCTCAGCTGATGGATTCGAAGCGTCAGCACATCGCCTACCTCGAGGCGGGGTCAGCCTCTGAGAGTGACGAACCTGTCCCGTGCACTGTCCGCGGGAAAGCTGTGGCTGGACGCCTGGACGAACTCGGGGCGTCGTGGTCCCTCATAGTTGCCGAAGAGACAGCGGAGGCAGCCAGGGAGGCAGCAGCTGCATTTCTTCGGGAACATCCGGAGACCGACGGGATCCTGGCATTCAACGATTTGATGGCCGCCGGCGTATTGAAGGCACTTTCAGGTTCAGGGCGCAGGGTGCCCGAGGACTGTGCGGTGATCGGCATGGACGGTATCCCGCTCGGCGAGCTGCTAAGTCCCCAGCTCAGCACTATGGCGCTGGACCTCCGCGAGGTCGGAAGGGCCGCCGTCGAACTTCTGGTTGGGTTGCTCTCGGGGGCGGTCACTCCGGGATCACAGTCATCACGGACAACCTTGAAACATCGGCTGGTCCTCCGGGAAAGCACCTGA